One Oncorhynchus clarkii lewisi isolate Uvic-CL-2024 chromosome 28, UVic_Ocla_1.0, whole genome shotgun sequence genomic region harbors:
- the LOC139387402 gene encoding elongation factor 2b, translating into MVNFTVDQIRAIMDKKSNIRNMSVIAHVDHGKSTLTDSLVSKAGIIAGSRAGETRFTDTRKDEQERCITIKSTAISMYYELGENDMAFIKQSKDGLGFLINLIDSPGHVDFSSEVTAALRVTDGALVVVDCVSGVCVQTETVLRQAIAERIKPVLMMNKMDRALLELQLEPEDLFQTFQRIVENVNVIIATYGEDEAGPMGAIMIDPVIGTVGFGSGLHGWAFTLKQFAEMYVTKFSAGKDTQLGSAERCKKVEDMMKKLWGERFFDPATGKFSKSNLGPDGKKLPRTFSQLVLDPIFKVFDAIMNFKKDETAKLIEKLDIKLDSEDKEKEGKPLLKAVMRRWLPAGEALLQMITIHLPSPVTAQKYRCELLYEGPGDDEAAMGIKNCDPKAPLMMYISKMVPTTDKGRFYAFGRVFSGCVSTGLKVRIMGPNFTPGKKEDLYVKPIQRTILMMGRYVEPIEDVPCGNIVGLVGVDQYLIKTGTITTFEQAHNMRVMKFSVSPVVRVAVEAKNPADLPKLVEGLKRLAKSDPMVQCIIEESGEHIIAGAGELHLEICLKDLEEDHAGIPLKKSDPVVSYRETVSEESEVMCLSKSPNKHNRLYMRAKPFPDGLAEDIEKGDVSPRQELKIRARFLADKYEWDVSEARKIWCFGPDGTGPNLLMDVTKGVQYLNEIKDSVVAGFQWAVKEGVLCEENMRAVRFDIHDVTLHTDAIHRGGGQIIPTARRVLYACQLTAQPRLMEPVYLVEIQCPEQVVGGIYGVLNRKRGHVFEESQVMGTPMFIVKAYLPVNESFGFTADLRSNTGGQAFPQCVFDHWQILQGDPQDPTTKTAIVVAETRKRKGLKEGIPALDNYLDKL; encoded by the exons ATG GTGAACTTTACAGTGGACCAGATCCGTGCCATCATGGACAAGAAATCCAACATCCGTAACATGTCTGTGATCGCTCACGTGGACCATGGCAAGTCCACGCTGACCGACTCCCTGGTGTCTAAAGCCGGGATCATCGCGGGGTCCCGAGCCGGAGAGACACGCTTCACAGACACTCGCAAAGACGAGCAGGAGCGCTGTATTACCATCAAGTCCAC GGCCATCTCGATGTACTACGAGCTGGGGGAAAACGACATGGCTTTCATCAAGCAGTCCAAGGATGGGCTTGGCTTCCTCATCAACCTGATTGACTCACCGGGCCATGTGGACTTCTCCTCTGAGGTCACAGCCGCCCTTAGGGTCACTGACGGCGCACTGGTGGTGGTCGACTGCGTCTCAG gtgtgtgtgtgcagacagaGACTGTGTTGAGGCAGGCCATTGCTGAGCGCATCAAGCCGGTGCTGATGATGAACAAGATGGATCGGGCCCTGCTGGAGCTGCAGCTGGAGCCTGAGGACCTGTTCCAGACCTTCCAGCGCATCGTGGAGAACGTCAACGTCATCATCGCCACCTACGGAGAGGATGAAGCGGGACCAATGGGTGCCATCATG ATTGACCCTGTGATTGGTACCGTGGGGTTTGGGTCCGGCCTCCACGGCTGGGCCTTCACTCTAAAGCAATTTGCTGAGATGTACGTGACAAAGTTTTCTGCTGGCAAAGACACCCAGCTGGGATCAGCAGAGAGGTGTAAGAAGGTGGAGGACATGATGAAGAAGCTGTGGGGAGAGAG GTTTTTTGACCCAGCCACTGGGAAGTTCAGTAAGTCTAACCTTGGCCCTGACGGTAAGAAGCTGCCCCGTACCTTCTCTCAGCTGGTCCTGGACCCTATCTTCAAG gtaTTTGATGCCATCATGAACTTCAAGAAGGATGAGACAGCCAAGCTGATAGAGAAGCTGGACATCAAGCTGGACTCTGAGGATAAGGAGAAGGAGGGCAAGCCCCTGTTGAAGGCGGTGATGCGTCGCTGGCTCCCGGCCGGAGAAGCGCTGCTCCAGATGATCACCATCCACCTGCCCTCCCCTGTCACCGCCCAGAAGTATCGCTGTGAGCTGCTCTACGAGGGACCAGGAGACGACGAGGCCGCCATGG GTATCAAGAACTGCGACCCCAAGGCTCCCCTGATGATGTACATATCTAAGATGGTGCCCACCACAGATAAGGGTCGCTTCTATGCCTTTGGCCGTGTGTTCTCTGGCTGTGTGTCCACCGGCTTGAAGGTGCGCATCATGGGACCAAACTTCACCCCGGGGAAGAAGGAAGATCTCTACGTCAAGCCCATCCAGAG GACCATTCTGATGATGGGGCGTTACGTGGAGCCCATTGAGGATGTACCATGTGGGAACATTGTTGGTCTGGTTGGAGTTGACCAGTATCTGATTAAGACTGGGACCATCACCACATTTGAACAG GCCCACAACATGCGTGTGATGAAGTTCAGTGTCAGCCCTGTGGTGAGGGTGGCTGTGGAGGCCAAGAACCCTGCTGACCTGCCCAAGCTGGTGGAGGGACTGAAGCGTCTGGCCAAGTCTGACCCCATGGTGCAGTGTATCATCGAGGAGTCTGGCGAGCACATCATCGCCGGGGCCGGAGAGCTTCATCTGGAGATCTGTCTCAAGGATCTGGAGGAGGACCACGCCGGCATTCCCCTGaag AAATCTGATCCAGTGGTGTCCTACAGGGAGACTGTGTCTGAGGAGTCTGAAGTGATGTGTCTGTCCAAGTCCCCTAACAAGCACAACCGTCTGTACATGCGGGCTAAACCCTTCCCCGACGGCCTGGCCGAGGACATCGAGAAGGGGGACGTCAGCCCCCGACAGGAGCTGAAAATCCGCGCCCGTTTCCTGGCTGACAAGTACGAGTGGGACGTGTCAGAGGCCCGTAAGATCTGGTGCTTCGGCCCCGACGGTACTGGACCCAACCTGCTGATGGACGTGACCAAGGGAGTCCAGTACCTGAACGAGATCAAGGACAGCGTTGTGGCGGGCTTCCAGTGGGCTGTCAAGGAG GGTGTGTTGTGCGAGGAAAACATGCGTGCAGTCCGCTTCGACATCCACGACGTGACCCTGCACACAGACGCAATTCACCGCGGTGGTGGACAGATCATCCCCACAGCCCGCAGAGTGCTGTATGCCTGCCAGCTCACCGCCCAGCCACGACTCATGGAGCCGGTCTACCTAGTGGAGATCCAG TGCCCAGAGCAGGTAGTGGGTGGGATCTACGGCGTGCTGAACAGGAAGCGAGGCCATGTGTTCGAGGAGTCCCAGGTGATGGGCACACCCATGTTCATCGTCAAGGCCTACCTGCCTGTCAACGAGTCATTTG GGTTCACCGCTGACTTGCGCTCCAACACGGGCGGCCAGGCCTTCCCCCAGTGTGTGTTTGACCACTGGCAGATCCTCCAGGGAGATCCCCAGGACCCCACCACCAAGACTGCCATTGTGGTGGCCGAGACCAGGAAACGCAAGGGGCTGAAAGAGGGCATCCCGGCCTTGGACAACTACCTGGACAAATTGTAA